In Dromiciops gliroides isolate mDroGli1 chromosome 4, mDroGli1.pri, whole genome shotgun sequence, one DNA window encodes the following:
- the AMIGO1 gene encoding amphoterin-induced protein 1 encodes MQHQSGCRGIWLLPLSLFLSSLGVARTGRSLLSCPIACLCASNILSCTKQDLNNVPQSLPRYTAQLDLSHNNLTHLRAQWTSVHLTHLRSLFLSHNKLHFISTEAFSPVPKLRYLDLSSNHLRTLDEFLFSELQELEVLLLYNNHIVEVDRSAFDDMIHLQKLYLSQNQIARFPLELVKDKSKLPQLTLLDLSSNKLKLLPTSDLQDLPAWMKNGLYLHNNSITCDCEIYKLFTHWHYRQLSSVVDFQEDLYCIHSKKTFSVFNVSSVLNCSEFKECAFEAHLGETLTISCDTKQQGMTKEWVTPNNERVLNEVGNGSMTVLGDGSLQLRQIRVEDQGLYTCYAIGEVFNETLSVEVKVHNFTQHRPHDTLNTAYTTLVGCILSVVLVLIYLYLTPCRCWCRAGERPASHQGDSLSSSMLSTTPNHDPMAGGGGKDSGFDRRVAFLEPTGPGQGQNGKLKPGNTLPVPEGAKGQRKMSDPESVSSVFSDTPIVV; translated from the coding sequence ATGCAACACCAGAGTGGTTGCCGAGGTATCTGGCTTCTGCCCCTGTCCCTGTTCCTGTCTAGCCTTGGGGTGGCCAGAACTGGGCGCTCCCTTCTCAGCTGTCCTATAGCCTGTCTTTGTGCCAGCAATATCCTCAGCTGTACCAAACAAGACCTGAATAATGTTCCACAGTCTCTACCCCGCTACACGGCGCAACTGGATCTTAGCCACAACAACTTGACCCACCTTCGGGCACAGTGGACCTCCGTACATCTGACCCATCTTCGCTCGTTGTTCCTCAGCCATAACAAGTTACACTTCATCTCCACGGAGGCCTTCTCCCCCGTGCCCAAGCTACGCTACCTGGACCTCTCCTCCAATCATTTGCGGACCCTGGATGAGTTCCTGTTCAGTGAACTTCAGGAGCTGGAGGTATTGTTGTTGTACAACAATCACATCGTGGAGGTAGACCGGAGCGCCTTCGATGACATGATCCACCTCCAGAAACTCTACCTGAGCCAGAACCAGATTGCTCGCTTTCCTTTAGAACTGGTCAAGGATAAGTCCAAGCTGCCCCAGCTCACCCTCCTGGATCTATCTTCTAATAAACTGAAGCTGTTGCCCACATCTGACCTGCAAGACCTGCCAGCCTGGATGAAGAATGGACTCTACCTGCATAACAACTCCATCACCTGTGACTGCGAGATCTACAAACTTTTCACACACTGGCACTATCGCCAACTGAGCTCGGTGGTGGACTTCCAGGAGGATCTATACTGCATACATTCCAAGAAGACGTTCAGTGTCTTCAACGTGAGCAGCGTCCTGAACTGCAGCGAGTTCAAGGAGTGTGCGTTTGAAGCCCACCTGGGTGAAACCTTGACCATTAGCTGTGACACCAAGCAGCAGGGGATGACGAAGGAATGGGTGACGCCAAACAATGAAAGAGTACTCAATGAGGTGGGCAATGGCTCGATGACGGTGTTAGGAGATGGTAGCCTTCAGCTCCGGCAGATTCGGGTTGAGGACCAGGGATTGTACACCTGCTATGCTATAGGGGAGGTGTTCAATGAAACATTGTCTGTGGAGGTGAAGGTCCACAACTTCACCCAGCACAGACCTCATGACACTCTCAATACGGCCTATACCACTCTGGTGGGCTGTATCCTCAGTGTGGTCCTGGTCCTGATCTATCTGTACCTCACCCCATGTCGCTGCTGGTGCCGTGCTGGGGAGAGACCCGCAAGCCATCAGGGAGATAGTCTCAGCTCTTCCATGCTTAGCACTACCCCAAACCATGATCCAATGGCTGGTGGTGGTGGCAAGGACAGTGGTTTTGACCGTCGAGTGGCCTTCCTGGAACCTACAGGACCTGGGCAGGGCCAAAATGGCAAACTAAAGCCTGGCAACACCCTCCCTGTACCTGAGGGGGCCAAAGGCCAGAGGAAAATGTCTGATCCAGAATCAGTCAGCTCAGTCTTCTCTGATACACCCATTGTGGTGTGA